A single genomic interval of Helianthus annuus cultivar XRQ/B chromosome 13, HanXRQr2.0-SUNRISE, whole genome shotgun sequence harbors:
- the LOC110902212 gene encoding uncharacterized protein LOC110902212: MNMLSFNIRGIRGGVKAQTLREFKRVNNTGIMAIQETKMDVVTVDVIAGIWGNRNFESASVAAEGQYGGLLWIWDPRVLKIDSSYQNRSFLCISGIVVSCGTRINLMNVSAPQSTVAERSLWSDISNIIDSKTGLWVLVGDFNAVRSSEERKQSKFKLVCANNFNEFIFNNGLLEYPMQGRKFTCCRDNGKKLSKLDRFLVCPKFFNKWSTACVKVLPCLVSDHYPILLELVKLLDWSTGFRGNGSGCG, translated from the coding sequence ATGAATATGTTATCTTTCAACATCAGAGGAATTAGAGGGGGGGTTAAAGCTCAGACTTTGAGGGAATTTAAAAGAGTGAACAACACTGGCATTATGGCAATTCAGGAGACTAAGATGGATGTTGTTACGGTGGATGTCATAGCTGGGATTTGGGGCAATAGAAACTTCGAGTCTGCTAGTGTCGCTGCAGAGGGTCAATATGGGGGGTTGCTTTGGATTTGGGACCCTAGAGTCTTGAAAATTGATTCGTCCTATCAAAATAGATCCTTTTTGTGTATCAGTGGTATCGTGGTTAGCTGCGGTACTCGGATCAACCTTATGAACGTTTCTGCCCCACAAAGTACAGTGGCTGAGAGGAGTTTGTGGTCGGATATCTCCAACATTATCGACTCGAAGACTGGTCTATGGGTGCTTGTTGGAGATTTCAATGCGGTGAGATCTAGTGAAGAAAGGAAGCAGTCTAAATTTAAATTGGTATGTGCAAATAACTTTAATGAATTCATCTTCAATAATGGGTTGCTAGAATACCCGATGCAGGGGAGGAAATTTACGTGTTGTAGGGATAATGGAAAAAAGCTGAGCAAGCTGGACCGGTTCCTAGTTTGTCCGAAGTTTTTTAATAAATGGTCTACGGCGTGTGTCAAGGTTTTACCGTGCTTAGTGTCTGATCACTACCCTATTTTGTTAGAGCTCGTTAAGCTCCTGGATTGGTCAACCGGGTTTCGAGGAAACGGTTCGGGTTGCGGTTGA